In the genome of Streptomyces racemochromogenes, one region contains:
- a CDS encoding alpha-1,4-glucan--maltose-1-phosphate maltosyltransferase has product MIGRIPVLDVRPAVDCGARPAKAVVDEVFEISATVFREGHDAVAAHVVLRDPSGRLRPPVPLRELAPGTDRWGARVSAEVEGRWTYTVEAWSDPVATWRAHAAIKIPAGLDTGLTLLEGAELYERAAAKIPKRDGREAVLAAADAMRDEDRPAALRYEAALAPAVDAALARRPYRELVTAAKPLPLLVERKRALFGSWYEMFPRSEGAVVEPGRAPVHGTFRTAAERLPAIAAMGFDVVYLPPIHPIGSTYRKGPNNTLSAGSWDPGVPWAIGSPEGGHDAVHPELGTLEDFDAFVARARDLRMEIALDFALQCSPDHPWVEKHPEWFRHRADGTIAYAENPPKKYQDIYPVHFDADMAGIVEETVRILRHWMEHGVRIFRVDNPHTKPVVFWQKVIAEINKSDPDVIFLAEAFTRPAMMRALASVGFQQSYTYFTWRNTKAELTEYLTELSGDRSASVMRPNFFVNTPDILHEYLQKGGRPAFEVRAVLAATLSPTWGVYAGYELCENTPVREGSEEYLNSEKYELRPRDWAAADREGRTIAPLITALNRLRRRNPALQQLRDIHFHPTDNEQVIAYSKHSGGNCVLVVVNLDPHHTQEATVSLDMPVLGLDWHGSLAVRDELTGDTYHWGRANYVRLEPGRTPAHVLAALRPSPPTGGSPTTC; this is encoded by the coding sequence ATGATCGGTCGCATTCCCGTGCTGGACGTCCGCCCCGCCGTCGACTGCGGCGCCAGACCCGCCAAGGCGGTCGTGGACGAGGTCTTCGAGATCTCCGCCACCGTGTTCCGAGAGGGCCACGACGCCGTCGCCGCCCATGTCGTACTGCGCGACCCGAGCGGGCGGCTGCGTCCGCCGGTGCCGTTGCGGGAACTGGCCCCCGGCACCGACCGGTGGGGGGCGCGGGTCTCCGCCGAGGTCGAGGGGAGGTGGACGTACACCGTCGAGGCGTGGAGCGACCCGGTCGCCACCTGGCGGGCCCACGCCGCCATCAAGATCCCGGCCGGCCTCGACACCGGGCTGACGCTCCTCGAAGGAGCGGAGCTCTACGAGCGGGCCGCGGCGAAGATCCCCAAGCGGGACGGCCGCGAGGCCGTACTGGCCGCGGCCGACGCGATGCGCGACGAGGACCGGCCGGCCGCGCTGCGGTACGAGGCGGCGCTCGCACCCGCGGTCGACGCGGCGCTGGCCCGCCGCCCGTACCGGGAGCTGGTCACGGCCGCCAAGCCGCTGCCGCTGCTCGTCGAACGCAAGCGGGCCCTCTTCGGATCCTGGTACGAGATGTTCCCCCGCTCGGAGGGAGCGGTGGTCGAGCCGGGCAGGGCCCCGGTCCACGGCACCTTCCGCACCGCCGCCGAACGGCTGCCGGCCATTGCCGCGATGGGCTTCGACGTCGTCTACCTGCCGCCGATCCACCCCATCGGCTCCACCTACCGCAAGGGCCCCAACAACACGCTTTCCGCGGGGAGTTGGGATCCGGGTGTGCCATGGGCCATCGGCTCCCCGGAGGGCGGGCACGACGCGGTCCACCCCGAGCTCGGCACCCTGGAGGACTTCGACGCCTTCGTGGCGCGCGCCCGCGACCTCCGGATGGAGATCGCCCTCGACTTCGCCCTCCAGTGCTCCCCCGACCACCCGTGGGTGGAGAAGCACCCGGAGTGGTTCCGCCACCGCGCCGACGGGACGATCGCGTACGCCGAGAACCCGCCGAAGAAGTACCAGGACATCTACCCGGTCCACTTCGACGCGGACATGGCCGGCATCGTCGAGGAGACGGTCCGGATCCTGCGGCACTGGATGGAGCACGGGGTCCGCATCTTCCGGGTCGACAACCCGCACACCAAGCCGGTCGTGTTCTGGCAGAAGGTTATCGCGGAGATCAACAAGTCCGACCCCGACGTGATCTTCCTGGCGGAAGCCTTCACCCGGCCCGCGATGATGCGCGCGCTCGCCTCCGTCGGCTTCCAGCAGTCGTACACGTACTTCACCTGGCGCAACACCAAGGCGGAGCTGACCGAGTACCTGACCGAGCTGTCCGGCGACCGCTCGGCGTCCGTGATGCGGCCGAACTTCTTCGTGAACACGCCCGACATCCTCCACGAGTACCTCCAGAAGGGCGGCCGGCCCGCCTTCGAGGTCCGGGCGGTCCTCGCCGCCACCCTCTCCCCCACCTGGGGCGTCTACGCGGGCTACGAGCTCTGCGAGAACACCCCGGTCCGGGAGGGCAGCGAGGAGTACCTGAACTCCGAGAAGTACGAGCTGCGTCCGCGCGACTGGGCCGCCGCCGACCGCGAGGGCCGTACGATCGCCCCCCTGATCACGGCCCTGAACCGGCTGCGCCGGCGCAACCCCGCCCTCCAGCAGCTGCGCGACATCCACTTCCACCCGACCGACAACGAACAGGTGATCGCCTATTCGAAGCACTCCGGCGGCAATTGCGTACTGGTGGTCGTCAACCTCGATCCGCACCACACCCAGGAGGCGACGGTCTCGTTGGACATGCCGGTACTCGGCCTCGACTGGCACGGGTCCCTCGCGGTGCGCGACGAGCTCACCGGCGATACCTATCACTGGGGCAGGGCGAACTACGTGCGCCTGGAACCGGGCCGTACTCCCGCGCACGTCCTGGCCGCCCTGCGACCGTCCCCGCCCACCGGAGGGTCACCCACCACATGCTGA